A stretch of DNA from Anaerolineae bacterium:
TTACTGACCCCGGAGGCCAGGCCGGAAAGATGGGTGGGCACAGCGCCCAGGGCGACGGCGGTGAGGGGGGCCACGGTAATGCCCAGGCCCAGGCCAAAAACAACGGTGGCCGGCAAAAAGTCCAGCCCATCGGCGGCCACCCCGGGCAGCATGTACATAAAAAAGCCAACGGCAATAATTACCGGGCCAATAATCATCGGCAGCCGGGGCCCCACTTTATCGGCAAAAACACCCGATCTGCGTGACAAGAGAAATAGCAAGACAATGATGGGCATAAAGGCCAGGCCGGCCTGGGTAGCGGTAAATTTTTGAATTTGCTGCAAGTTGAGGGTCAGGAAGAAAAATACCCCGCTCATGGCAAAGTACAACACAAAAGTAACCAATGTAATCCCGCTAAAAGTGCGATGTTTGAAGAGGGAAAAAGGAATCATGGGGTGTTTGGCTTTGTTTTCAACCACTACAAAACCAAGCAAACAAACCAGACTGACGGCAATGGAAATCCACACCAACGGGTCTGCCCAACCGCGCCGGGGGCCTTCGATCAGGCCAAAAATCAGGCCGCCCAGGCCCGCTGTGATCAAGCCAGCCCCCGGCCAATCCTGGCTTTCGGGTATCGTGTCGCTCTTACTTTCGGGCACAAAATGCCAGGTAATCAGAAGGGCGGCCAGGCCCACTGGCAAATTAATGTAAAAAGCGGCCCGCCAGGAAACATTATCCACTAACCAGCCGCCCAACAGCGGGCCGGCGGCCGTAGCCAGAGGCGTAAACGCCGACCAGGTGCCCACGTTTTTGCCGCGTTCTGCGGGGGGAAAGCTGGCGTTCAAGATGGCCAGGCTGCCGGGCAACATCACCGCGCCGGAGATACCTTGCACTATCCGGGCCACAATGAGTTGATTAAACGCTGTGGCCATGCCACATGCCACCGAAGCCGTGGTAAAGCCGGCCAGGCCCACCATAAACAGTTTTTTGCGCCCATAACGGTCGCTTAAAGAGCCGGCTACCAGGATAGGCACGGTTAATGACAGAATGTAAATATCAATCAGCCATTGCAGGTTGCTCATTGAGGCTCTAAAATCTTTTTGGATTTGGGGGAGGGCTACCGTAATAATTGTGCCATCCAGATACACCAAACCCGCCCCAATAATCGTTGCGGCCAAAATGAGATAACCCTGCCGGCGGGTAAATTCCGGCAAAGCTGCTTTTTTAGCTCGGGTAACTTTCACAATATTTTCTGTTGCCAAACGTAATGAAACGCAAGGAGAAAATCAAAACCCTTGCGTCTTTGCCTTAAAATTGGGATCAAGATTTGCGGCCAGACCCAAAATCAAACGGGAAGAAATTAGAAAGAAATTGGGCTACCTTCTAATTTTAATCCTCCGGCATTTTGGTGCCCCAACCGTATAAAAAGAAATTGTCGGTTTTTTTGACCGTTACCGGGATATTGTGCGCCCCAAATCGCTCCACCAATTCGTGGGGGTCATAAAAAACTTTGACAATCTCAAACTCACGATTGTTGCTCAAACGACGACGAATGGTAATTTGCCTACTTTTACCAAGACCGGCGGCCTGTTCACGGAGAATCAAATCTTGGGTTTGGCCCCTGGCCGTAGCCGAGGGTTTTAATAAGGAGTCGACAAAAAAGATTTTTCCCTCCGGCTTTAACGCCCCGACCAGCGTGCCAATGAATTCATAGAGTTGAGAAGGCGGCACGTGAGACAACCAGAAACCCATAAAAGCGGCGTCGTAGGCCATCACCGGCTGCCAATAAAAAAGAT
This window harbors:
- a CDS encoding DHA2 family efflux MFS transporter permease subunit, whose amino-acid sequence is MKVTRAKKAALPEFTRRQGYLILAATIIGAGLVYLDGTIITVALPQIQKDFRASMSNLQWLIDIYILSLTVPILVAGSLSDRYGRKKLFMVGLAGFTTASVACGMATAFNQLIVARIVQGISGAVMLPGSLAILNASFPPAERGKNVGTWSAFTPLATAAGPLLGGWLVDNVSWRAAFYINLPVGLAALLITWHFVPESKSDTIPESQDWPGAGLITAGLGGLIFGLIEGPRRGWADPLVWISIAVSLVCLLGFVVVENKAKHPMIPFSLFKHRTFSGITLVTFVLYFAMSGVFFFLTLNLQQIQKFTATQAGLAFMPIIVLLFLLSRRSGVFADKVGPRLPMIIGPVIIAVGFFMYMLPGVAADGLDFLPATVVFGLGLGITVAPLTAVALGAVPTHLSGLASGVSNAASRVATMLAVAMLGAVMVLQFGASLQEYSVSIPLSEQHRLTLAEEALDLGGAEPPSGLSYELTAAIETVIDIAFVDAFRWMMGLCGVLALGSAVISAFTISNRIVHYHEGEMLPWPELEPALPDLSRYDHAGVEAQLPGVNGHSHYAEWYESTEYEP
- a CDS encoding class I SAM-dependent methyltransferase, with amino-acid sequence MTEDLHSILMEQKAYYQARAQEYDDWFYRRENYDRGPEHTQQWQTEINEVCHALQKANLGGHIVDIAAGTGIWTHELLSLADHITAIDSSQEMLELNRSRLQSNKVTYVLTDLFYWQPVMAYDAAFMGFWLSHVPPSQLYEFIGTLVGALKPEGKIFFVDSLLKPSATARGQTQDLILREQAAGLGKSRQITIRRRLSNNREFEIVKVFYDPHELVERFGAHNIPVTVKKTDNFFLYGWGTKMPED